One Halovivax ruber XH-70 genomic region harbors:
- a CDS encoding UPF0058 family protein: MHKDELLELHAELVVIMEYFSEQESVDEGLFDAYHQIDVDPDDAHKSKSEHKHAVFVLGNSLANAMSEDEFSSAGRIGKRMKELAEDAESKI, from the coding sequence ATGCACAAAGACGAGCTTCTCGAATTGCACGCCGAACTGGTGGTCATCATGGAGTACTTCTCGGAACAGGAAAGCGTCGACGAGGGGCTCTTCGACGCCTACCACCAGATCGACGTAGATCCGGACGACGCCCACAAATCCAAGAGCGAACACAAACACGCCGTGTTCGTCCTCGGAAACTCGCTGGCGAACGCGATGAGCGAAGACGAGTTCTCGAGTGCGGGTCGGATCGGCAAGCGGATGAAAGAACTCGCCGAGGACGCCGAGTCGAAGATCTGA
- a CDS encoding DUF5793 family protein codes for MRREHITLSVDDVEWVDADGDPRKPSVTIDCAEDGPDLRDRLTGPGDELLAADETDVALRLQGPVDTDATGVVSVTDRLTGDFVLELNVDADDVLTFITAARRYGEHTSDDDGRYDVTIEIDGEHLISYEKQTFLVYDDEGSLLRQRSLIPGGVEL; via the coding sequence ATGAGGCGCGAACACATCACGCTCTCCGTCGACGACGTCGAGTGGGTCGACGCCGACGGCGACCCCCGAAAACCGTCGGTCACCATCGACTGTGCCGAAGACGGGCCGGATCTGCGTGACCGCCTCACAGGCCCCGGCGACGAGTTGCTCGCCGCCGACGAGACGGACGTCGCCCTCCGCCTGCAGGGGCCCGTCGACACCGACGCGACGGGCGTGGTCAGCGTGACCGATCGTCTGACCGGCGACTTCGTCCTCGAGTTGAACGTGGACGCCGACGACGTGCTCACCTTCATCACGGCCGCGCGGCGCTACGGCGAACACACCAGCGACGACGACGGCCGGTACGACGTCACCATCGAGATCGACGGCGAACATCTGATCAGTTACGAGAAACAGACGTTCCTCGTCTACGACGACGAGGGAAGCCTCCTCCGCCAGCGAAGCCTCATTCCCGGCGGCGTCGAACTCTGA
- a CDS encoding ABC transporter ATP-binding protein — MAQSTGRTETITTETASSQEISDERQDEPVLSLEGIEHSYGSECVVESYSLEVYDGEILTLLGPSGCGKTTTLRLIAGLESPDAGEIQLHGTVVADSDRSEPPEDRNVGVVFQDFALFPHLTAAENVRFGIDDWPTDERDERVAELLDLVGLADQADAYPGELSGGQQQRIALARSIAPEPDLLLLDEPFSNLDVDLRVEMREEVRRIIKETGVTAISVTHDQEEALSISDRVAVMYDGQLEQVGIPETVFQQPTSRFVAGFLGHASFLSGTVTGDHVDTALGRVLRDDVGGLVEAYDSTEVDLLVRPDDVTAYPATGAETDGEVIYRRYLGPTVLYRVELDDGETIECMHNHSDRIQLGERVGVRVTADHELAWFPADQRESADSAD; from the coding sequence ATGGCTCAGAGTACGGGACGTACGGAGACGATCACGACGGAGACGGCGTCATCGCAGGAAATATCCGATGAGCGCCAGGACGAGCCCGTCCTCTCGCTCGAGGGAATCGAACACAGCTATGGAAGCGAGTGCGTCGTCGAGTCGTACTCGCTCGAGGTATACGACGGCGAGATCCTCACGCTGCTCGGTCCATCCGGCTGTGGAAAAACGACGACGCTCCGGCTCATCGCCGGGCTCGAGTCACCCGACGCGGGCGAGATCCAGCTCCACGGGACGGTCGTCGCCGACAGCGACCGATCGGAGCCACCCGAAGATCGCAACGTCGGCGTTGTCTTCCAGGATTTCGCGCTATTCCCCCACCTCACCGCCGCCGAGAACGTGCGATTCGGTATCGACGACTGGCCGACGGACGAACGAGACGAACGCGTCGCCGAACTGCTGGACCTCGTCGGGCTCGCCGATCAGGCCGACGCCTATCCCGGGGAGCTCTCGGGCGGCCAGCAACAGCGGATCGCCCTCGCCAGGTCGATCGCCCCGGAACCCGACCTGCTCTTGCTCGACGAACCCTTCTCGAACCTGGACGTCGATCTCCGCGTGGAGATGCGTGAAGAGGTCCGGCGCATCATCAAAGAGACCGGCGTCACGGCGATCTCGGTCACACACGACCAGGAGGAGGCGCTCTCGATCTCCGATCGGGTCGCCGTCATGTACGACGGGCAGTTAGAGCAGGTCGGCATCCCCGAGACGGTCTTCCAGCAGCCGACCTCCCGATTCGTCGCGGGCTTTCTCGGTCACGCGAGCTTCCTCTCGGGGACCGTCACCGGCGATCACGTCGACACCGCACTCGGTCGCGTTCTCCGTGACGACGTCGGTGGCCTCGTCGAAGCGTACGACAGCACGGAGGTCGATCTCCTCGTTCGGCCGGACGACGTGACGGCCTACCCGGCGACCGGCGCCGAAACCGACGGAGAGGTGATCTATCGTCGCTACCTCGGCCCGACAGTCCTGTATCGCGTCGAACTCGACGATGGGGAGACGATCGAGTGTATGCACAACCACTCGGATCGCATCCAGTTGGGCGAGCGCGTCGGCGTCCGGGTGACGGCCGATCACGAACTCGCCTGGTTCCCCGCCGACCAGCGAGAGAGCGCCGATTCGGCCGATTGA
- a CDS encoding type II/IV secretion system ATPase subunit: protein MDQHDPSQHADDPASDPSSIRATLSDRFDDVRRSLSALGDVIRGTRIDVGRYDPTVHEPLVAFDGVEGTIERERYWVNAPFAFVAILEDPARNAFQYHVVEPSLSTDERALLDTVLDDIRDPLIYRDGGDVDPETRLREALLELLERYGVDVSVERFYRLFYYAHRNFLGYGRLDPIMHDPHVEDISCDGYDLPIFVYHDDYTDIETNVSFDADTLDQFVVRLAQRSGRHISIGDPMVETTLPDGSRAELALGQEVTPRGSAFTIRKYSDEPFTPVDLIEYGTFDVAQLAYLWLAIEHNKSLIFAGGTASGKTTSMNAVSMFIPPRSKILTIEDTQELQLYHDNWLSSVTRERIHEGTDVTMYDLLRSALRHRPEYIAVGEVRGEEAITLFQAMNTGHTTYSTMHADSVQTVINRLENEPINVPRAMVQSLDILAVQTLTRLENGERVRRNDTLAEIEGIDQRTGELDYSTAYTWDGETDTFSESGSSILGDIREQRGWTERELRVERKNREAFLEYVHDRGLSDYRRFTALVNEYYADKPAVLERIGRDDAIEASPAGRTDVGDESDDDGTDAAAIEADDDSNDDRTDVPAALAQSSDDLTDGASSWDLAESSPLAGDSARSGSGSDGVPADESIDASTDESTNVSIDEQTVHSIDEQTDPSIDEATDTPDDASAESDR, encoded by the coding sequence ATGGACCAACACGATCCCAGTCAGCACGCCGACGATCCGGCGTCCGACCCGTCGTCGATCCGAGCGACACTCAGCGACCGCTTCGACGACGTTCGACGCTCACTGTCGGCGCTGGGCGACGTGATCCGGGGCACGCGAATCGACGTGGGCCGATACGATCCGACCGTCCACGAACCGCTCGTCGCCTTCGACGGCGTCGAGGGAACGATCGAACGCGAACGCTACTGGGTGAACGCGCCCTTCGCGTTCGTCGCGATCCTCGAGGATCCGGCGCGGAACGCCTTCCAGTACCACGTCGTCGAACCGTCGCTCTCGACGGACGAGCGCGCCCTCCTCGATACCGTCCTCGACGACATCCGCGATCCGCTCATCTATCGCGACGGCGGCGACGTCGACCCCGAAACGCGGCTTCGAGAGGCCCTGCTGGAACTCCTCGAACGCTACGGCGTCGACGTCTCCGTCGAGCGCTTCTACCGCCTCTTTTACTACGCTCACCGGAACTTCCTCGGCTACGGGCGGCTCGACCCGATCATGCACGACCCGCACGTCGAGGACATCTCTTGCGACGGCTACGACCTCCCGATCTTCGTCTATCACGACGACTACACGGACATCGAGACCAACGTCTCGTTCGACGCCGACACGCTGGATCAGTTCGTCGTCCGCCTCGCCCAGCGCTCCGGTCGTCACATCTCGATCGGCGACCCGATGGTCGAGACGACCCTGCCCGACGGCTCGCGCGCGGAACTGGCGCTCGGCCAGGAGGTCACGCCGCGGGGGTCGGCCTTCACCATCCGGAAGTACTCCGACGAACCGTTCACGCCGGTCGACCTGATCGAGTACGGAACGTTCGACGTCGCCCAGCTCGCGTACCTGTGGCTGGCGATCGAGCACAACAAGAGCCTCATCTTCGCCGGCGGCACCGCGTCGGGGAAGACGACGAGCATGAACGCCGTCTCGATGTTCATCCCGCCCCGCTCGAAGATCCTCACGATCGAGGACACCCAGGAGCTCCAGCTCTATCACGACAACTGGCTCTCGTCGGTCACCCGGGAACGCATCCACGAGGGGACCGACGTGACTATGTACGACCTCCTGCGCTCGGCGCTGCGCCACCGCCCCGAGTACATCGCCGTCGGGGAGGTCCGCGGCGAGGAGGCGATCACGCTCTTCCAGGCGATGAACACCGGCCACACGACCTACTCGACGATGCACGCGGACTCCGTGCAGACAGTCATCAATCGCTTAGAGAACGAGCCGATCAACGTCCCGCGGGCTATGGTCCAGAGCCTCGACATTCTCGCCGTCCAGACCCTCACGCGCCTCGAGAACGGAGAACGCGTCCGCCGAAACGACACGCTGGCCGAGATCGAAGGCATCGACCAGCGGACCGGCGAACTCGACTACTCCACCGCGTACACCTGGGACGGCGAGACCGACACCTTCTCCGAATCGGGCAGCTCGATCCTGGGGGACATCCGCGAGCAACGCGGCTGGACCGAACGCGAGCTGCGAGTCGAACGAAAGAATCGCGAAGCCTTCCTCGAGTACGTCCACGACCGCGGCCTCTCGGACTACCGGCGCTTTACCGCCCTCGTCAACGAGTACTACGCGGACAAACCCGCCGTCCTCGAGCGCATCGGTCGTGACGACGCGATCGAGGCGAGTCCGGCCGGCCGAACGGATGTTGGCGACGAATCTGACGACGATGGAACCGACGCAGCCGCGATCGAGGCCGACGACGATTCGAACGACGACCGCACCGACGTACCCGCTGCCCTCGCCCAATCGAGTGACGATCTGACCGACGGCGCGTCGTCGTGGGACCTGGCGGAATCGTCCCCACTCGCCGGCGATTCAGCGCGTTCCGGCTCCGGATCCGATGGGGTCCCCGCCGATGAATCGATTGACGCCTCAACTGACGAATCAACCAACGTTTCCATCGACGAACAGACCGTCCACTCCATCGACGAACAGACCGACCCCTCCATCGACGAAGCGACGGATACACCGGATGATGCGTCGGCGGAGTCCGACCGATGA
- a CDS encoding DUF7527 domain-containing protein, producing MDPRTKERVERWESRPFSGGEDALTTLADDTFSGAVTAAGVWAFMLNGRIVGVADGSIETLVDASGTIYEAPADALPLLAAMQTQGGDPRAQYYTNDTALASVDRKLQQGSFTGYVELSEQVLSGDYYLVYYGGKRMAAAYIGNAERLLTGDEAFERADDEIGIYSVIDVDISVTDVPGHASANETATANREDDARTNDTAADPAAGTADSAAGTDSTVAGTGSGDRRSTGESTDPSTAVTDTDGPVGRNESSAGRTPSDETTVRATGTDTEPSETQEETRSEKVAGDESVTDDTEVSYSDTETGTADSTAAAESTSAGGQPAAESSTTEPAADRPGITTEREPTESSETGITTGEDSAGSDRTTVSGSPSDTGSAETTPTDDAETDEHDERLKEEERWRETRQIPSIDPESSSENATKQSSAGRGSARSQRSQSESDTSRSQSQADSSRTRDGPTPADVASTEQALRSDMLEREDKIDHLTQRVTELEETRKQLVRERDQLQSENEDLTAQVSKLQSTIEELEAELKRVRSQPAPTGGDAPATPTESPSSEPELTLTPQQALEQTNVFVRYGSKSQPTLESAHEGEGSRGDLDRNLQLERHTQFDAETTAVDGQPYDSFVEASMQYRFVEWLVGTCLFEIRETGNAADLADLYDVIPRIDRIELAATVSLEEDDRADVPDQVTFDVAAFDKRGTPLVVANCNDSRDPATKGMLEGLEADASAVCANYPDLGAAVVVTSSFFDPGALELAEEVTTSGFLSRSSKVSYVNLSRKQGYHCCLVESRSGGFHMTVPEL from the coding sequence ATGGACCCGCGCACGAAAGAGCGCGTCGAGCGGTGGGAGTCGCGGCCGTTTTCCGGCGGAGAAGACGCGCTCACGACCCTCGCCGACGACACGTTTTCCGGAGCCGTAACAGCGGCCGGCGTCTGGGCGTTCATGCTGAACGGCCGGATCGTCGGCGTCGCCGACGGTTCGATCGAGACGCTCGTGGACGCCTCCGGAACCATCTACGAGGCCCCCGCCGACGCGCTTCCCCTGCTCGCTGCGATGCAAACGCAGGGGGGCGATCCACGAGCACAGTACTACACCAACGATACCGCTCTCGCATCGGTCGATCGCAAACTGCAGCAGGGGTCGTTCACCGGCTACGTCGAACTGAGCGAACAGGTGCTCTCGGGCGACTACTACCTCGTCTACTACGGCGGCAAGCGCATGGCCGCCGCCTACATCGGAAACGCCGAGCGCCTGCTCACCGGCGACGAGGCGTTCGAACGCGCCGACGACGAGATTGGCATCTACTCGGTCATCGACGTCGACATCTCCGTGACCGACGTCCCCGGTCACGCGTCGGCGAACGAAACTGCCACCGCGAATCGCGAGGACGACGCGCGGACGAACGACACTGCAGCCGACCCAGCGGCGGGCACAGCCGATTCCGCGGCCGGGACAGATTCCACCGTTGCGGGCACCGGCTCCGGTGACCGGCGCTCCACAGGCGAGTCGACCGATCCCTCGACGGCTGTGACCGACACAGACGGACCAGTCGGGCGGAACGAGTCGTCCGCCGGGCGAACGCCGAGCGACGAGACGACGGTGAGAGCGACCGGAACCGACACCGAACCGTCCGAGACCCAGGAAGAGACCCGGTCCGAGAAGGTGGCGGGCGACGAGTCGGTGACCGACGACACCGAAGTGTCCTACAGCGACACCGAAACCGGGACGGCCGACTCGACGGCAGCCGCCGAATCGACGAGCGCCGGTGGACAGCCAGCGGCGGAGTCGTCGACGACCGAACCGGCGGCCGACCGGCCGGGGATCACCACCGAACGGGAACCCACCGAATCCTCCGAAACAGGCATCACGACCGGCGAGGATTCGGCCGGAAGCGATCGGACAACGGTCTCCGGATCGCCGTCTGATACCGGATCGGCCGAGACGACGCCGACCGACGACGCCGAGACGGACGAGCACGACGAACGCCTCAAAGAAGAAGAGCGTTGGCGCGAAACCCGACAGATCCCCTCGATCGATCCCGAATCGTCGAGTGAGAACGCGACCAAACAGAGTTCGGCCGGTCGTGGCAGCGCCCGCTCGCAGCGTAGCCAGTCCGAGTCGGACACGAGTCGCTCGCAGTCACAGGCCGATAGCTCGCGCACACGAGACGGGCCGACACCGGCGGACGTCGCCTCGACCGAACAGGCGCTCCGGTCGGATATGCTCGAACGCGAGGACAAGATCGATCACCTGACCCAGCGGGTGACCGAGCTGGAGGAAACACGCAAGCAACTCGTGCGCGAGCGCGACCAGCTGCAGAGCGAGAACGAAGACCTCACAGCACAGGTCTCCAAGCTTCAGTCGACGATCGAGGAGCTCGAGGCTGAACTCAAGCGAGTCCGGTCGCAACCGGCACCGACTGGTGGGGACGCTCCGGCGACACCGACCGAATCGCCGTCCAGTGAGCCGGAGCTCACGCTCACACCGCAACAGGCGCTCGAACAGACGAACGTCTTCGTTCGGTACGGCTCGAAGAGTCAGCCGACGCTCGAATCGGCCCACGAAGGCGAGGGCTCGCGTGGCGATCTCGACCGCAACCTGCAGCTCGAACGACACACACAGTTCGACGCCGAGACGACGGCCGTCGACGGACAGCCCTACGACTCGTTCGTCGAGGCGTCCATGCAGTACCGCTTCGTCGAGTGGCTCGTCGGAACCTGTCTCTTCGAGATCAGGGAGACCGGCAACGCCGCCGATCTCGCCGACCTCTACGACGTCATCCCGCGTATCGACCGCATCGAACTCGCAGCGACCGTCTCGCTCGAAGAGGACGACAGAGCGGACGTCCCCGATCAGGTGACGTTCGACGTCGCCGCGTTCGACAAGCGCGGGACGCCCCTCGTCGTCGCGAACTGTAACGATTCGCGCGACCCGGCGACGAAGGGGATGCTCGAAGGGCTCGAGGCCGACGCCTCGGCTGTGTGTGCGAACTATCCCGACCTCGGCGCGGCGGTCGTCGTTACGTCCAGTTTCTTCGACCCCGGCGCGCTCGAACTCGCCGAAGAGGTGACGACGAGCGGCTTCCTCAGCCGCAGTTCGAAGGTCAGCTACGTCAATCTCTCGCGAAAACAGGGCTATCACTGCTGTCTCGTCGAATCTCGCAGTGGTGGCTTCCACATGACCGTCCCCGAACTGTAA
- a CDS encoding adenylosuccinate synthase, with protein MTVTIVGSQLGDEGKGGVVDIYGEAADVVVRYQGGDNAGHTVVSDGDTYKLSLVPSGAVRGKVGVLGNGCVVNPETLFEELDELRSRGLDPDVRVAARAHVILPYHRVLDGIEEAEKADLAAGTTKRGIGPTYEDKAGRRGIRVGDLLDPEVLRSRLEYVVPQKRALARDVYGAELDDAFDIEELYETCREYGDRLDTEEMVVDCGAFLADRLDNDEEIMFEGAQGTALDIDYGVYPYVTSSNPTAGGVAVGAGVAPSVVGDGEVIGIVKAYLSRVGTGPLPTELGGVEGQTPAYEPGSAPDDEEELATWIRDEGGEYGTVTGRPRRVGWLDMPMLRHAARTSGFTGLVVNHVDTLAGLDEVAVGHTYTMTTRDGDTVERDVMPPTTEQWGRCEATLRTFEGWPDVDWDAVATEGWEGLPAAARTYLTYIEDELDVPIYAVGVGPGRDQTVVRSDPFA; from the coding sequence ATGACCGTCACTATCGTCGGGTCACAGCTCGGCGACGAAGGGAAGGGCGGCGTCGTCGATATCTACGGTGAGGCAGCAGACGTCGTCGTCCGGTATCAGGGCGGAGACAACGCGGGCCACACCGTCGTCTCCGACGGCGATACGTACAAGCTCTCGCTCGTTCCCTCCGGTGCCGTCCGGGGCAAGGTCGGGGTCCTCGGCAACGGCTGCGTGGTAAACCCCGAGACACTGTTCGAGGAACTGGACGAGCTCAGATCGCGTGGGCTCGATCCGGACGTGCGCGTCGCCGCCCGGGCGCACGTGATCCTCCCGTACCACCGCGTTCTCGATGGAATCGAAGAAGCCGAGAAGGCAGATCTCGCGGCCGGAACGACCAAGCGCGGGATCGGTCCGACCTACGAGGACAAGGCCGGCCGGCGCGGCATCCGCGTCGGCGACCTCCTCGATCCGGAGGTGCTTCGATCGCGTCTCGAGTACGTCGTCCCGCAGAAGCGAGCGCTGGCGCGCGACGTCTACGGCGCCGAACTCGACGACGCGTTCGACATCGAGGAACTCTACGAGACCTGTCGTGAATACGGCGACCGACTCGACACCGAGGAGATGGTCGTCGACTGCGGCGCTTTCCTCGCCGATCGCCTCGACAACGACGAGGAGATCATGTTCGAAGGCGCGCAGGGGACGGCCCTCGACATCGATTACGGCGTCTACCCGTACGTCACGTCCTCGAACCCGACCGCCGGCGGCGTCGCCGTCGGCGCCGGCGTGGCCCCCTCGGTCGTCGGCGACGGCGAGGTCATCGGGATCGTGAAGGCCTACCTCTCACGAGTCGGGACCGGTCCACTACCAACCGAACTGGGCGGCGTCGAGGGACAGACGCCGGCGTACGAACCCGGCTCCGCACCCGACGACGAGGAAGAACTGGCGACCTGGATCCGCGACGAGGGCGGCGAGTACGGCACCGTAACCGGCCGACCTCGACGCGTCGGCTGGCTCGATATGCCGATGTTGCGCCACGCAGCCCGGACGAGCGGGTTCACCGGGCTCGTCGTCAACCACGTCGACACGCTCGCCGGCCTCGACGAGGTCGCGGTCGGTCACACGTACACGATGACGACCCGCGACGGCGACACCGTCGAACGCGACGTGATGCCGCCCACGACGGAGCAGTGGGGCCGGTGTGAAGCCACCCTCAGGACGTTCGAGGGCTGGCCGGACGTCGACTGGGACGCCGTCGCAACCGAGGGCTGGGAGGGCCTGCCGGCGGCTGCGCGGACGTACCTCACCTACATCGAAGACGAACTCGACGTCCCGATCTACGCCGTCGGCGTCGGCCCCGGCCGCGACCAGACCGTCGTTCGGTCTGATCCGTTCGCCTGA